In a single window of the Papaver somniferum cultivar HN1 chromosome 8, ASM357369v1, whole genome shotgun sequence genome:
- the LOC113305041 gene encoding transcriptional regulator ATRX-like, with protein MESEGNSSSSNNHSARNQTEIPSSSAYAQASNIVPSLSTKKHAECKCYGSATDEDSDSTDDGVEYIIDEINTSEMDSDAAKEKSRMERYHERKLRRKFDFELANPKIYARTMQEGECNRSKEETLERDSDEEDEERDSEDDEDVSSSSNTSPASSESAD; from the exons ATGGAAAGTGAGggtaattcatcttcttcaaacaATCATTCTGCACGTAATCAGACTGAAATTCCTTCATCATCAGCATATGCTCAAGCCAGCAATATCGTTCCTTCATTAAGTACCA AGAAGCACGCTGAATGCAAGTGTTATGGGAGTGCAACTGATGAGGATTCTGACTCAACTGATGATGGAGTGGAGTATATAATCGATGAAATAAACACAAGTGAGATGGATTCAGATGCAGCAAAAGAGAAATCCAGGATGGAAAGGTATCATGAAAGGAAGTTGAGAAGGAAATTTGATTTTGAGTTGGCCAATCCAAAGATATATGCACGCACCATGCAAGAAGGGGAATGCAACAGAAGCAAGGAGGAGACTCTGGAGAGAGATTCCGATGAGGAGGATGAGGAACgtgatagtgaagatgatgaagatgtttcGTCTTCCAGCAATACTTCTCCTGCCTCCTCTGAAAGTGCTGATTAG